In Trichoderma atroviride chromosome 2, complete sequence, one DNA window encodes the following:
- a CDS encoding uncharacterized protein (SECRETED:SignalP(1-20)), with amino-acid sequence MPYLGILACLLACLLACVLSDNKPLLSPVPYGTGLTAAPHADPERDDFFCSAAQSIRAVS; translated from the exons ATGCCATACC TCGGTATTCTTGcctgcttgcttgcttgcttgcttgcttgcgtCCTCTCAGACAACAAGCCCCTCCTTTCCCCCGTCCCGTACGGTACGGGATTAACGGCTGCTCCACACGCCGATCCAGAACGCGACGacttcttctgctctgccGCCCAGTCAATCAGAGCCGTTTCATGA
- a CDS encoding uncharacterized protein (EggNog:ENOG41~TransMembrane:1 (i498-515o)) — MLRHKLRVLESVVDHHDLASRVAPFVSGMEEARAIQHRCECLEAACVRDNVDVVEPLRGSSRSAPPGFGSWLDQHLELHDPVLRAQRERGSDSVSSAYPPRSLKCWNDRCIHYVYGFPTELDRSCHVRMHATHFTRDSELSAFSSSLSSSSSVLPSRPNASEPLGPSPLMHLPRPALSSRLPPLRIPTPSTERRDSLIAYAYSSRSAAPRSAIDADVEPLLPPLKRSRVDSLPRLESIGELRLFHDQRPCLRCRVTKKECDRNQPCTACANLPLISSEDHWAVIGCFRSTLNAFTDYLLPGSSFSQPQLQTPTSSTTSPIRRQNVNDYLQRMCSFPAHIGEHVRTCLDYRDAFWWSGQQSQRRLNGYNEAAHITREMFDRAPPILCAMAASWNCQETSYSALDLLRYTGYISPSREAEESQYPVLYHAKVLLRETAFYCLFYPKPVIQLDPNLGYQPPSDRLDFTGEHSRLVEQAMVTFLTAFEAIALRSTPLQSKEWLAVFYSLCIFSIIRTLLMDLASISLLPYHTFQHQGSLRDNPQTTIDSVYKALVHFFITGGPMLTDGSPNDVHPDDVPAFELTRRIMRMDTWQARNIRSSTDFLMTLGGGFNDTFGFHGFVRPGQPVVSPSHESQLSALQALSTREPRWSSVGSSAYPPSSSYREVLAPRPDAMDDAHIDRGGISTSLNQSVPEHIGRARRHTVAEAAPTNIFAHQLTPMRFKTTYQRPPLRRVFCRKCNEYPEGFRGEHELRRHTDAKHAALVKRWVCCEPEGHSPASPQPTIPLSSCKACVMQKHYGAYYNAAAHLRRAHFNPHRGGKASGDWPPMSLLKDWMREVRQSVAEVSGDVDNEMSTDGEEEEDVKQPGARTIPLAAIPPAPVMELPPIPINSGHVSASSVGSMTVSPNTIMEEHGSWEMMSRSPAGRLAPPPPPPPPPPPPPPPPMSLPPPQASQPPLPHHLTRPMPTPPAPENRSRCPFPDCGRVFKDLAAHMLTHQEERPEKCPIESCEYHTKGFARKYDKNRHALTHYRGTMVCPFCPGVGSAFAKAFNRADVFKRHLAAAHQVEQAPLHSHTTNRGGRLITLSANSGASAICSICNNRFAAPQDFYEHLDDCVLSVIVPAGTRAALDTSNDANDDDKKTTGRGGAAKTEAAEVVAAPAAAAAAGTGSGSGSGTGTGTVTGTGTGSGTANNDSTPGMIYIRRSKKAARMD, encoded by the exons ATGCTGCGCCACAAACTGCGCGTTCTCGAGAGCGTCGTCGATCACCACG ACCTGGCCTCGCGCGTGGCCCCCTTCGTGTCCGGCATGGAAGAGGCTCGCGCCATTCAACACCGCTGCGAGTGCCTCGAGGCTGCCTGTGTTCGAGATA ACGTGGATGTTGTCGAGCCCCTGAGAGGCTCTTCGCGATCGGCGCCGCCAGGGTTCGGCTCTTGGCTGGACCAGCATCTGGAGCTCCACGACCCTGTCCTCCGGGCCCAGCGGGAGCGCGGCAGCGATTCTGTGTCCAGCGCTTATCCGCCTCGCTCTCTAAAGTGTTGGAACGACCGGTGCATCCACTACGTCTACGGTTTTCCCACCGAGCTTGATCGGAGCTGCCACGTCCGAATGCATGCCACTCACTTCACGAGAGACTCGGAGCTCTCAGCCTTTAGctcgtcgttgtcgtcgtcgtcgtccgtCCTCCCCTCCAGACCCAATGCCTCCGAACCGTTGGGCCCGTCGCCTCTCATGCACCTTCCACGCCCCGCCCTCTCCTCCAGGCTTCCTCCTCTCAGAATCCCGACGCCATCGACGGAGCGGCGAGACTCGCTCATAGCCTACGCATACTCCAGCCGCTCAGCAGCCCCGAGGAGTGCCATCGACGCCGATGTCGAGCCTCTCCTGCCGCCATTGAAGAGGAGCAGGGTCGACAGCCTGCCTCGATTGGAGTCCATTGGAGagcttcgtctcttccaCGACCAGCGGCCATGCCTCCGCTGTAGAGTGACCAAGAAGGAG TGCGATAGAAATCAGCCATGTACCGCTTGCGCAAATCTGCCATTGATCAGCTCCGAGGACCATTGGGCTGTCATTGGGTGTTTCCGTAGCACTCTCAACGCCTTTACCGACTATTTGCTACCAG GCTCCTCCTTCTCACAACCACAGCTCCAAACGCCAACGTCTTCCACAACGTCCCCCATAAGGCGACAGAATGTAAACGACTATTTGCAAAGGATGTGTTCCTTTCCGGCACATATCGGTGAACATGTCAGGACCTGTTTAGACTATCGAGACGCCTTCTGGTGGTCGGGACAGCAGTCTCAGAGGAGGCTCAACGGATACAATGAGGCGGCACATATTACCCGAGAAATGTTCGATCGCGCTCCCCCGATTCTttgcgccatggccgccagcTGGAACTGCCAGGAGACATCGTATAGTGCTCTTGATCTCCTGAGGTATACCGGATATATATCTCCTTCTCGCGAGGCCGAGGAATCACAGTACCCGGTTTTATACCACGCcaaggtgctgctgcgcgaAACTGCCTTTTACTGTCTCTTCTATCCCAAGCCCGTCATCCAACTGGATCCCAACCTAGGATATCAACCACCATCAGACCGCCTGGATTTTACGGGAGAACACAGTCGCCTTGTTGAACAGGCCATGGTAACCTTTTTGACGGCGTTTGAAGCAATTGCTCTGAGAAGCACTCCCCTTCAATCGAAAGAATGGCTGGCCGTTTTCTATTCCCTGTGCATCTTCAGTATAATTCGGACGCTCCTCATGGATCTTGCTTCAATATCCTTGCTACCATATCATACGTTTCAACACCAAGGCTCGCTCAGAGACAACCCCCAGACCACGATAGACAGTGTATACAAGGCACTTGTGCACTTCTTCATCACAGGAGGACCGATGTTGACAGATGGCTCTCCCAACGATGTGCATCCAGACGATGTGCCCGCATTTGAGCTTACACGTCGTATCATGCGCATGGATACGTGGCAAGCCCGAAATATTCGCTCCAGCACAGATTTCCTCATGACTTTGGGAGGCGGATTCAACGACACGTTTGGATTCCACGGCTTTGTTCGGCCAGGGCAGCCGGTCGTTTCTCCCAGCCATGAGTCTCAGCTGTCGGCACTCCAGGCTCTCTCAACGCGTGAGCCACGCTGGTCATCCGTTGGTAGCTCTGCGTACCCGCCCTCGTCTTCGTACAGAGAGGTACTTGCGCCGCGTCCGGATGCGATGGATGATGCCCATATAGACCGCGGAGGAATTTCGACTTCCCTAAACCAGTCTGTTCCAGAACATATTGGGCGAGCCAGGAGACATACAGTTGCCGAGGCTGCTCCCACAAACATCTTTGCACACCAGCTGACCCCCATGAGATTTAAAACCACTTATCAAAGGCCCCCTCTACGGCGCGTGTTCTGTCGCAAGTGTAATGAATACCCCGAAGGATTCCGCGGCGAACACGAGCTGAGACGCCATACAGATGCAAAACACGCGGCGCTGGTAAAGCGATGGGTCTGCTGCGAACCCGAGGGACACAGTCCAGCATCACCACAGCCTACCATTCCGCTATCGAGCTGCAAAGCCTGCGTCATGCAGAAGCATTATGGCGCGTACTACAACGCTGCGGCGCATCTGCGCCGGGCTCACTTCAACCCCCATCGCGGGGGCAAAGCCAGCGGCGATTGGCCGCCCATGTCGCTGCTCAAAGATTGGATGCGCGAAGTGAGGCAATCCGTGGCAGAGGTAAGCGGCGATGTCGACAACGAGATGTCGActgatggcgaagaagaggaggatgtAAAGCAGCCTGGCGCCAGAACGATTCCGCTAGCAGCGATTCCGCCAGCTCCTGTGATGGAGCTGCCACCCATTCCAATCAACAGCGGGCACGTCTCGGCATCGTCCGTCGGCTCGATGACGGTATCGCCAAACACCATCATGGAGGAGCACGGATCCTGGGAAATGATGTCGCGAAGTCCAGCTGGACGATTAgctcctccgccacctccacctccacctcctccaccaccgccgccgccgccaatgtCGCTTCCGCCACCACAAGCATCCCAGCCACCACTCCCGCATCACCTAACGAGGCCCATGCCGACCCCACCGGCGCCTGAGAACCGTAGTCGATGCCCGTTTCCGGACTGCGGGCGTGTTTTCAAAGATTTGGCAGCCCATATGCTCACGCACCAGGAAGAGAGGCCAGAGAAGTGTCCCATCGAGTCGTGTGAGTATCACACAAAAGGCTTTGCTCGCAAGTATGATAAGAACAGGCATGCACTCACGCACTACCGAGGAACAATGGTCTGTCCATTTTGCCCGGGGGTTGGCTCAGCTTTCGCAAAGGCGTTTAATCGAGCCGACGTATTCAAGCGTCACCTTGCCGCAGCCCATCAGGTCGAGCAGGCGCCGCTACATAGCCATACAACCAACAGAGGGGGTCGACTCATAACGCTATCTGCCAATTCAGGGGCTAGCGCCATCTGCTCTATTTGTAACAATCGCTTCGCCGCGCCGCAGGACTTTTATGAGCACTTGGATGATTGTGTGCTGAGCGTCATCGTTCCGGCGGGAACCCGGGCGGCATTGGACACGAGTAACGATGCTAACGATGACGATAAAAAGACGACAGGAAGAGGTGGAGCTGCAAAAACCGAAGCAGCTGAAGTAGTAGCCGCaccggcagcggcagcggcagcagggaCAGGATCAGGATCAGGatcaggcacaggcacaggaACGGTAACGGGCACAGGCACAGGATCAGGGACGGCAAACAACGACAGCACTCCAGGAATGATATATATACGGAGATCGAAAAAGGCTGCCCGGATGGATTAg
- a CDS encoding uncharacterized protein (EggNog:ENOG41~TransMembrane:1 (o370-387i)), translating to MHATHFTRDSELSAFSSSLSSSSSVLPSRPNASEPLGPSPLMHLPRPALSSRLPPLRIPTPSTERRDSLIAYAYSSRSAAPRSAIDADVEPLLPPLKRSRVDSLPRLESIGELRLFHDQRPCLRCRVTKKECDRNQPCTACANLPLISSEDHWAVIGCFRSTLNAFTDYLLPGSSFSQPQLQTPTSSTTSPIRRQNVNDYLQRMCSFPAHIGEHVRTCLDYRDAFWWSGQQSQRRLNGYNEAAHITREMFDRAPPILCAMAASWNCQETSYSALDLLRYTGYISPSREAEESQYPVLYHAKVLLRETAFYCLFYPKPVIQLDPNLGYQPPSDRLDFTGEHSRLVEQAMVTFLTAFEAIALRSTPLQSKEWLAVFYSLCIFSIIRTLLMDLASISLLPYHTFQHQGSLRDNPQTTIDSVYKALVHFFITGGPMLTDGSPNDVHPDDVPAFELTRRIMRMDTWQARNIRSSTDFLMTLGGGFNDTFGFHGFVRPGQPVVSPSHESQLSALQALSTREPRWSSVGSSAYPPSSSYREVLAPRPDAMDDAHIDRGGISTSLNQSVPEHIGRARRHTVAEAAPTNIFAHQLTPMRFKTTYQRPPLRRVFCRKYAKHAALVKRWVCCEPEGHSPASPQPTIPLSSCKACVMQKHYGAYYNAAAHLRRAHFNPHRGGKASGDWPPMSLLKDWMREVRQSVAEVSGDVDNEMSTDGEEEEDVKQPGARTIPLAAIPPAPVMELPPIPINSGHVSASSVGSMTVSPNTIMEEHGSWEMMSRSPAGRLAPPPPPPPPPPPPPPPPMSLPPPQASQPPLPHHLTRPMPTPPAPENRSRCPFPDCGRVFKDLAAHMLTHQEERPEKCPIESCEYHTKGFARKYDKNRHALTHYRGTMVCPFCPGVGSAFAKAFNRADVFKRHLAAAHQVEQAPLHSHTTNRGGRLITLSANSGASAICSICNNRFAAPQDFYEHLDDCVLSVIVPAGTRAALDTSNDANDDDKKTTGRGGAAKTEAAEVVAAPAAAAAAGTGSGSGSGTGTGTVTGTGTGSGTANNDSTPGMIYIRRSKKAARMD from the exons ATGCATGCCACTCACTTCACGAGAGACTCGGAGCTCTCAGCCTTTAGctcgtcgttgtcgtcgtcgtcgtccgtCCTCCCCTCCAGACCCAATGCCTCCGAACCGTTGGGCCCGTCGCCTCTCATGCACCTTCCACGCCCCGCCCTCTCCTCCAGGCTTCCTCCTCTCAGAATCCCGACGCCATCGACGGAGCGGCGAGACTCGCTCATAGCCTACGCATACTCCAGCCGCTCAGCAGCCCCGAGGAGTGCCATCGACGCCGATGTCGAGCCTCTCCTGCCGCCATTGAAGAGGAGCAGGGTCGACAGCCTGCCTCGATTGGAGTCCATTGGAGagcttcgtctcttccaCGACCAGCGGCCATGCCTCCGCTGTAGAGTGACCAAGAAGGAG TGCGATAGAAATCAGCCATGTACCGCTTGCGCAAATCTGCCATTGATCAGCTCCGAGGACCATTGGGCTGTCATTGGGTGTTTCCGTAGCACTCTCAACGCCTTTACCGACTATTTGCTACCAG GCTCCTCCTTCTCACAACCACAGCTCCAAACGCCAACGTCTTCCACAACGTCCCCCATAAGGCGACAGAATGTAAACGACTATTTGCAAAGGATGTGTTCCTTTCCGGCACATATCGGTGAACATGTCAGGACCTGTTTAGACTATCGAGACGCCTTCTGGTGGTCGGGACAGCAGTCTCAGAGGAGGCTCAACGGATACAATGAGGCGGCACATATTACCCGAGAAATGTTCGATCGCGCTCCCCCGATTCTttgcgccatggccgccagcTGGAACTGCCAGGAGACATCGTATAGTGCTCTTGATCTCCTGAGGTATACCGGATATATATCTCCTTCTCGCGAGGCCGAGGAATCACAGTACCCGGTTTTATACCACGCcaaggtgctgctgcgcgaAACTGCCTTTTACTGTCTCTTCTATCCCAAGCCCGTCATCCAACTGGATCCCAACCTAGGATATCAACCACCATCAGACCGCCTGGATTTTACGGGAGAACACAGTCGCCTTGTTGAACAGGCCATGGTAACCTTTTTGACGGCGTTTGAAGCAATTGCTCTGAGAAGCACTCCCCTTCAATCGAAAGAATGGCTGGCCGTTTTCTATTCCCTGTGCATCTTCAGTATAATTCGGACGCTCCTCATGGATCTTGCTTCAATATCCTTGCTACCATATCATACGTTTCAACACCAAGGCTCGCTCAGAGACAACCCCCAGACCACGATAGACAGTGTATACAAGGCACTTGTGCACTTCTTCATCACAGGAGGACCGATGTTGACAGATGGCTCTCCCAACGATGTGCATCCAGACGATGTGCCCGCATTTGAGCTTACACGTCGTATCATGCGCATGGATACGTGGCAAGCCCGAAATATTCGCTCCAGCACAGATTTCCTCATGACTTTGGGAGGCGGATTCAACGACACGTTTGGATTCCACGGCTTTGTTCGGCCAGGGCAGCCGGTCGTTTCTCCCAGCCATGAGTCTCAGCTGTCGGCACTCCAGGCTCTCTCAACGCGTGAGCCACGCTGGTCATCCGTTGGTAGCTCTGCGTACCCGCCCTCGTCTTCGTACAGAGAGGTACTTGCGCCGCGTCCGGATGCGATGGATGATGCCCATATAGACCGCGGAGGAATTTCGACTTCCCTAAACCAGTCTGTTCCAGAACATATTGGGCGAGCCAGGAGACATACAGTTGCCGAGGCTGCTCCCACAAACATCTTTGCACACCAGCTGACCCCCATGAGATTTAAAACCACTTATCAAAGGCCCCCTCTACGGCGCGTGTTCTGTCGCAAGT ATGCAAAACACGCGGCGCTGGTAAAGCGATGGGTCTGCTGCGAACCCGAGGGACACAGTCCAGCATCACCACAGCCTACCATTCCGCTATCGAGCTGCAAAGCCTGCGTCATGCAGAAGCATTATGGCGCGTACTACAACGCTGCGGCGCATCTGCGCCGGGCTCACTTCAACCCCCATCGCGGGGGCAAAGCCAGCGGCGATTGGCCGCCCATGTCGCTGCTCAAAGATTGGATGCGCGAAGTGAGGCAATCCGTGGCAGAGGTAAGCGGCGATGTCGACAACGAGATGTCGActgatggcgaagaagaggaggatgtAAAGCAGCCTGGCGCCAGAACGATTCCGCTAGCAGCGATTCCGCCAGCTCCTGTGATGGAGCTGCCACCCATTCCAATCAACAGCGGGCACGTCTCGGCATCGTCCGTCGGCTCGATGACGGTATCGCCAAACACCATCATGGAGGAGCACGGATCCTGGGAAATGATGTCGCGAAGTCCAGCTGGACGATTAgctcctccgccacctccacctccacctcctccaccaccgccgccgccgccaatgtCGCTTCCGCCACCACAAGCATCCCAGCCACCACTCCCGCATCACCTAACGAGGCCCATGCCGACCCCACCGGCGCCTGAGAACCGTAGTCGATGCCCGTTTCCGGACTGCGGGCGTGTTTTCAAAGATTTGGCAGCCCATATGCTCACGCACCAGGAAGAGAGGCCAGAGAAGTGTCCCATCGAGTCGTGTGAGTATCACACAAAAGGCTTTGCTCGCAAGTATGATAAGAACAGGCATGCACTCACGCACTACCGAGGAACAATGGTCTGTCCATTTTGCCCGGGGGTTGGCTCAGCTTTCGCAAAGGCGTTTAATCGAGCCGACGTATTCAAGCGTCACCTTGCCGCAGCCCATCAGGTCGAGCAGGCGCCGCTACATAGCCATACAACCAACAGAGGGGGTCGACTCATAACGCTATCTGCCAATTCAGGGGCTAGCGCCATCTGCTCTATTTGTAACAATCGCTTCGCCGCGCCGCAGGACTTTTATGAGCACTTGGATGATTGTGTGCTGAGCGTCATCGTTCCGGCGGGAACCCGGGCGGCATTGGACACGAGTAACGATGCTAACGATGACGATAAAAAGACGACAGGAAGAGGTGGAGCTGCAAAAACCGAAGCAGCTGAAGTAGTAGCCGCaccggcagcggcagcggcagcagggaCAGGATCAGGATCAGGatcaggcacaggcacaggaACGGTAACGGGCACAGGCACAGGATCAGGGACGGCAAACAACGACAGCACTCCAGGAATGATATATATACGGAGATCGAAAAAGGCTGCCCGGATGGATTAg
- a CDS encoding uncharacterized protein (EggNog:ENOG41), giving the protein MSEAAKLQEVDVGAVESAESRRKLQNRLNQRASRKRRREQQQQQQKEKNQVNKWVFYIDPRTEKQQADDKRPRQDERQQRNDSDVAAANRSLGNKTKYYDPGFPDIFLSKEHRDRAFRFFCTMTQEDRTVFFNRLHDLVSVNVAKYTLDSQLLLSVMQFNVMRATMMNAKAIGLIWEQLTEDDTISPFNSDTVCPMLFLAPYEGVTTSNASNAAAGNGNELMRLPPCLRPTALQRQVIHHPWIDLCPQPSLRDALLRRLNDIDEDEFCHHLFLQSSDADEDGMIGMVIWGEPFDTAAYEISETMLRKWPWLAKECPDIVKTTNYWRRGRAEKPLKIS; this is encoded by the exons ATGTCGGAAGCGGCAAAGTTGCAAGAGGTCGATGTGGGAGCGGTGGAGAGTGCGGAGAGTCGGCGGAAGTTGCAGAATCGACTGAACCAGCGGGCGAGTC GcaagcgaagaagagagcagcaacagcagcagcagaaagagaagaatcagGTTAATAAATGGGTCTTTTATATTGACCCGAGgacggagaagcagcaagcagaTGATAAGCGTCCACGTCAAGATGAACGGCAGCAGCGGAATGATTCAGacgttgccgccgccaatcGCAGCCTCGGTAACAAAACGAAGTACTACGACCCAGGCTTTCCAGACATTTTCCTCTCCAAGGAACACCGCGATAGGGCgtttcgcttcttctgcacCATGACCCAGGAAGATCGCACAGTCTTCTTCAACCGGCTTCATGATTTGGTTTCCGTAAATGTCGCCAAGTACACCCTAGACAGCCAGCTGCTGTTGTCGGTGATGCAGTTCAACGTCATGCGAGCTACGATGATGAATGCAAAGGCGATTGGGCTAATCTGGGAACAACTGACTGAGGATGATACCATATCACCTTTCAACAGTGACACTGTTTGCCCTATGCTGTTTCTCGCGCCATATGAAGGTGTGACGACTTCAAATGCGAgcaatgccgctgctggcaatggcaatgagcTGATGCGTCTGCCTCCCTGTTTACGGCCAACTGCGTTGCAGAGACAAGTCATCCATCACCCATGGATCGATCTGTGCCCGCAGCCATCACTCCGAGATGCTCTACTAAGACGACTAAATGACATCGACGAAGATGAATTTTGCCACCATCTGTTTCTGCAAAGTAgtgatgctgatgaggaCGGCATGATAGGAATGGTAATATGGGGAGAGCCTTTTGATACTGCGGCATACGAAATCTCGGAAACCATGCTACGAAAGTGGCCGTGGCTAGCGAAGGAATGCCCAGACATAGTCAAAACGACGAATtactggagaagaggaagggcGGAAAAGCCGTTGAAGATTTCATAA
- a CDS encoding uncharacterized protein (EggNog:ENOG41) produces MSTAASSQVILSSEFILSKYGESLAGKTILITGVAGDSIAGELAVQVSSANPSTLILTARTGSRVDPIVAKIKAKNPAVNVRFLKIDLSDLKDTVDGVESQFGVNYLANFLLVKELLPKVRAAAPKSSIVICSSSAMRGGVVNFDDLNYNDGKDYDPRAGYGQSNAARTMFAKLLAEKLQGEDIRVFSIDPGAVASGLQRHFTPEFIDMIKALRESGEPLRDLDGRSIALPPFTGASEGAATLITAMVDPTIEGSNGAYLHHNAVADDEITSHVLNREHWTKLWALSEKLIGEPFNV; encoded by the exons ATGTCCACCGCAGCGAGCTCACAAGTCATTCTATCCTCCGAGTTCATTCTCAGCAAGTACGGAGAGTCCCTCGCCGGCAAAACAA tcCTCATCACTGGTGTCGCCGGCGACTCCATTGCCGGTGAACTCGCCGTCCAAGTCAGCTCCGCCAACCCGTCCACCCTCATCCTCACTGCCCGAACCGGGTCTCGCGTCGACCCCATCGTcgccaagatcaaggccaagaaccCCGCCGTCAACGTCCGCTTCCTCAAGATCGACCTCTCCGATCTCAAGGAC ACGGTCGACGGTGTCGAGTCGCAGTTTGGCGTCAACTACCTGGCCAACTTCTTGCTGgtcaaggagctgctgcccaaGGTCAGGGCCGCGGCGCCCAAGtcttccatcgtcatctgtTCTAGCTCTGCCATGCGGGGAGGAGTAGTCAACTTTGACGATCTCAACTACAAT GACGGCAAAGATTATGACCCTCGCGCCGGGTATGGGCAGTCCAACGCTGCTCGAACAATGTtcgccaagctgctggccgaGAAGCTGCAAGGAGAAGACATCCGCGTCTTCAGCATCGACCCTGGCG CGGTTGCGTCAGGACTGCAGCGCCACTTCACACCCGAGTTCATCGACATGATTAAGGCGCTGCGGGAGTCGGGAGAAC CGTTGCGTGATCTCGACGGCCGTTCGATCGCTTTGCCTCCTTTTACTGGCGCATCCGAGGGAGCGGCTACGCTTATCACCGCCATGGTTGACCCGACTATTGAAGGCTCCAACGGTGCTTACCTGCACCACAACGCGGTTGCTGACGACGAAATCACCTCGCATGTCTTGAACCGCGAGCACTGGACAAAGTTGTGGGCGCTTAGTGAGAAGCTCATCGGAGAGCCCTTCAACGTCTAA
- a CDS encoding uncharacterized protein (EggNog:ENOG41~TransMembrane:9 (o149-174i186-213o267-284i296-315o394-415i427-446o458-479i491-513o519-537i)) produces MAAREHHGLGGMIPGEIPIPHGPHGDNDDRDDFPLDLDEQRVFAHVTRPDDSYTPDGVYWADLPIAQRVKFVSAVDRQAAAEELSTIWSMMKKDPLSPVSWYFRNAVIPGAGLGLEGYVLFSIGNLSSLFAAAWPECWGSKATVCDPNWIAAVTYLEIIGIMIGQVIVGVIGDWIGRRWGLIQDAIIMFVGLLMLTASWGLTLQGWVICYAWSLFFYSVGVGGEYPITATSSLESAVTAGRLSTKEDRLHRGRRVTMAFLMQGWGQFFNQVILIVLLAIFNSGRGGPPYSKEAAQFTFRLSFAFPAIGTLWLVYYRTWKMPNASKQLAEAKSRTSVTGYDVTALKSCFTNFGGRLLATAGTWFCNDVFFYGNKLFQGQFIKIISDNPNSLMTAWSWNLVNIVVSLAGYYAATFLIDNKLYGRKWMQQIGFLMCFLMFVIPAFKYEYYSSPAGIHSFQAMYFLSSFFNQFGPNSVTFLVAGEVFPTPIRASAHGFSACIGKAGALLASILYNYIPIQTRFYVVPWFGLAGMFLTWLFLPDTTGLDLKEQERRWRYIREGRADEYHGVAVHPQHLSLWERMRGASKSYDPQLDWKQKVEDMRAEWEAIQAARGPKETEDQHGVHDGEFSPEVHAFFKRSSPAVRTQGGVLNEKIATDEASSE; encoded by the exons atggccgccagaGAGCACCATGGCCTGGGCGGCATGATCCCCGGCGAGATCCCAATCCCCCACGGCCCTCACGGCGACAACGACGACCGCGATGACTTCCCGCTGGATCTCGACGAGCAGCGTGTCTTCGCCCACGTTACCCGTCCCGACGACAGCTACACCCCGGATGGCGTCTACTGGGCTGATCTGCCCATTGCCCAGCGCGTCAAGTTCGTCTCGGCCGTCGACCGccaggccgccgccgaggagcTGAGCACCATCTGgtccatgatgaagaaggacCCGTTGTCCCCCGTCTCATGGTATTTCCGCAATGCTGTCATCCCCGGTGCTGGTCTTGGTCTGGAGGGCTACgtgctcttctccattggTAACTTGTCCTCTCTTTTCGCCGCTGCCTGGCCCGAATGCTGGGGCTCCAAGGCCACAGTGTGCGACCCCAACTGGATTGCCGCTGTGACATATTTGGAAATTATCGGTATCATGATTGGTCAGGTCATCGTCGGT GTTATTGGTGACTGGATCGGTCGTCGCTGGGGTCTCATCCAggacgccatcatcatgttTGTTGGTCTCCTCATGCTTACCGCTTCCTGGGGTCTTACTCTGCAGGGCTGGGTCATCTGCTATGCCtggtctctcttcttctactctGTCGGTGTTGGTGGTGAATACCCCATCACTGCTACTTCTTCCCTCGAGAGCGCCGTCACTGCTGGCAGACTCTCTACCAAGGAGGACCGTCTGCACCGTGGTCGCCGTGTCACCATGGCTTTCCTGATGCAGGGCTGGGGCCAGTTCTTCAACCAGGTTATCCTGATTGtccttctcgccatcttcaacagcggccgcggcggcccCCCTTACTCCAAGGAGGCTGCTCAGTTCACCTTCCGTCTGTCCTTTGCCTTCCCCGCCATCGGTACTCTGTGGCTCGTCTACTACAGAACCTGGAAGATGCCCAACGCCTCCAAGCAGCTTGCTGAAGCCAAGAGCCGTACCAGCGTCACCGGCTACGACGTCACCGCCCTCAAGTCCTGCTTCACCAACTTCGGTGGCCGTCTGCTCGCCACCGCTGGCACCTGGTTCTGCAACGACGTTTTCTTCTACGGCAACAAGCTCTTCCAGGGTCAGTTCATCAAGATCATCTCCGACAACCCCAACTCCCTCATGACCGCTTGGTCTTGGAACTTGGTCAACATTGTTGTCTCCCTCGCTGGTTACTACGCTGCTACCTTCCTTATCGACAACAAGCTCTACGGCCGCAAGTGGATGCAGCAGATCGGTTTCTTGATGTGCTTCCTCATGTTTGTCATCCCCGCCTTCAAGTATGAGTACTACTCCAGCCCTGCCGGCATCCACTCTTTCCAGGCCATGTACTTCTTGTCGTCCTTCTTCAACCAGTTTGGTCCCAACTCTGTCACTTTCCTCGTTGCCGGTGAGGTTTTCCCCACCCCCATCCGAGCTTCTGCCCACGGCTTCTCTGCCTGTATCGGCAAGGCTGGTGCTCTGCTCGCCTCCATCCTGTACAACTACATCCCCATCCAGACCCGATTCTACGTTGTTCCCTGGTTTGGTTTGGCTGGTATGTTCCTCACCTGGCTCTTCCTGCCCGACACCACCGGTCTCGATCTCAAGGAGCAGGAGCGAAGATGGCGCTACATCCGTGAGGGCAGAGCCGACGAGTACCACGGTGTTGCCGTCCACCCCCAGCACCTTTCCCTGTGGGAGAGAATGCGTGGCGCCAGCAAGTCATACGACCCCCAGTTGGACTGGAAGCAGAAGGTTGAGGACATGCGCGCCGAGTGGGAGGCTATTCAGGCTGCTCGTGGACCTAAGGAGACCGAGGATCAGCACGGTGTTCACGATGGCGAGTTCTCTCCCGAGGTTCACGCCTTCTTCAAGCGCTCCAGCCCTGCTGTTCGCACTCAAGGCGGCGTCTTGAACGAGAAGATTGCCACTGACGAGGCATCTTCCGAGTAA